The following coding sequences lie in one Mercenaria mercenaria strain notata chromosome 5, MADL_Memer_1, whole genome shotgun sequence genomic window:
- the LOC123556658 gene encoding NF-kappa-B inhibitor alpha-like, whose amino-acid sequence MTMMNEYETQHDTCQDIEPNVIQQNRYQPDIVQSAMDRTLITNDMPGFTEYGRCLRTETNGHSGNGLRFLDSTSLFSCQNGNMKDYAENTEMATLCEQLGSVEMEDVQQKGESFNDMNITERTQHNMAENFDSPTIYTQDKDGDTLLHTAIILREIALVMSFIAKAPSNTWLSFKNLLFQTPLHLSVLTDQPEITRRLVVAGAEVDARDRDGNTALHIACRQGQLRNVQNLLEPVRYHETKQNRYEIPYQTIPQNLSIKNYDGVHCLQLAATNGHLDIVEALLDKDVDVNMKEGKTGRTILHNACLSGNINLVKLLLRHRACNINARAFDESTPFDLARARGHDQVCMVLAAAGARYGEEFSDSD is encoded by the coding sequence ATGACTATGATGAATGAATATGAAACACAGCATGACACATGCCAGGACATAGAACCAAATGTGATCCAACAAAATCGGTACCAGCCAGATATAGTTCAAAGTGCGATGGATCGTACATTGATAACTAATGATATGCCAGGCTTTACTGAATACGGTCGATGTCTAAGGACAGAAACTAATGGTCATAGTGGAAATGGCCTAAGATTCTTAGATAGCACATCCCTGTTTTCATGTCAAAACGGGAACATGAAAGATTATGCAGAAAATACTGAAATGGCCACCCTGTGTGAACAGCTTGGATCTGTGGAAATGGAAGATGTGCAACAGAAAGGAGAAAGTTTTAATGACATGAACATCACTGAGAGAACACAACATAACATGGCAGAAAACTTTGATTCGCCGACAATATATACCCAAGACAAAGACGGCGATACTCTTTTACACACGGCGATAATTTTGCGAGAGATAGCATTAGTAATGTCATTTATTGCGAAAGCTCCGTCAAACACCTGGTTGTCTTTCAAAAATCTGCTATTTCAAACACCTCTACATCTCTCAGTATTGACTGATCAACCGGAAATTACTAGGAGGTTAGTCGTAGCTGGCGCGGAAGTAGATGCAAGAGACAGAGATGGTAACACTGCCTTGCATATCGCGTGTCGTCAGGGGCAACTGAGAAACGTACAAAACCTTCTTGAGCCTGTGAGATACCATGAAACTAAGCAAAATAGATATGAAATACCGTATCAGACAATACCTCAGAATTTGTCCATAAAAAACTATGATGGTGTACATTGTCTCCAATTAGCTGCAACGAATGGACATTTGGATATTGTGGAAGCGCTGCTTGACAAAGACGTTGATGTGAATATGAAGGAGGGGAAAACAGGTAGAACTATTCTCCACAATGCTTGTCTCAGTGGCAACATCAATCTAGTTAAATTGCTGCTACGTCACAGGGCTTGTAATATCAATGCAAGAGCCTTCGATGAGAGCACACCATTTGACCTTGCGCGAGCTAGAGGTCATGACCAAGTATGTATGGTTCTTGCTGCAGCAGGAGCAAGATATGGCGAAGAATTTTCAGATTCTGACTGA